In one Candidatus Nitronereus thalassa genomic region, the following are encoded:
- a CDS encoding LysM peptidoglycan-binding domain-containing protein, protein MAKSEHADILQHTHSWQAKPSIRLALLCILASGILGGCVSSEKYESEKARALNFQRLLAQEEKRTGELNSQVQATKRQLASIESQNKDLTIELEALRDQMSRQESQMGSMAPDSSSPGLSSSQDLSLSEPSLSEFGLSDLSFNESDFKDFGEIGGGSGDSMGGEPTYYTVVRGDTLYRISREYGVTVNQLKEWNNLTSNDISVGQKLAVSRP, encoded by the coding sequence ATGGCTAAGTCTGAGCATGCAGATATTCTACAGCACACTCACTCGTGGCAGGCCAAGCCCAGCATCCGCTTGGCACTCCTCTGCATCCTCGCAAGCGGTATTTTGGGAGGCTGTGTCAGCTCAGAAAAATACGAAAGTGAAAAGGCGAGAGCTTTAAACTTCCAGCGCCTACTCGCCCAAGAAGAAAAACGAACCGGCGAGTTGAATTCTCAGGTTCAAGCCACCAAACGTCAGTTAGCCTCTATCGAATCTCAAAATAAAGACCTGACGATTGAGCTTGAAGCCTTGCGAGATCAAATGAGTCGACAAGAAAGCCAAATGGGCAGCATGGCCCCCGACTCAAGCTCACCTGGTCTCTCTTCGTCCCAGGATCTCTCCCTATCCGAACCTTCACTCTCTGAATTTGGGTTAAGTGATTTATCCTTTAATGAATCAGATTTCAAAGATTTCGGGGAAATTGGTGGCGGAAGTGGGGATAGTATGGGAGGGGAACCCACCTACTACACTGTCGTGCGCGGCGATACCCTCTACCGCATTTCTCGGGAATATGGGGTAACCGTCAATCAACTCAAAGAATGGAATAATCTGACGAGTAATGATATTTCCGTGGGTCAAAAGCTTGCGGTGAGCCGACCATAA
- a CDS encoding RluA family pseudouridine synthase, whose protein sequence is MITQFVITPGEKPKRLDVFLRHREPDISRTCIQRLIELGRIRLNTAVVKPSHTVKPGDRITIDTPQPETLSLAGKTVPLDVLYEDECHLVLNKPAGIVVHPTSGHWSGTLLNAILSHFQLQPTPHHDSIDTPKPRFVHRLDKNTSGVMVVAKTREAHRALAWQFEQHTITRVYEALIWDIPADSQGVINLPIGRDRKNRKLVSAQTNEPKPATTEYRMVQRFGKKASHVQLVPKTGRTHQIRAHMGSIGCPILGDTTYGGQKVNSIEKRMIPRVMLHARTLGFRHPKTGKFQEYSTTLPSDMQSTVQALKN, encoded by the coding sequence ATGATTACCCAATTTGTCATTACACCAGGGGAAAAACCTAAACGGCTTGATGTTTTTCTTCGCCATCGAGAGCCAGATATTTCACGGACATGCATTCAACGACTCATTGAGTTGGGTAGAATTCGCCTCAATACTGCAGTAGTCAAACCTAGCCATACCGTCAAACCTGGTGATCGCATCACTATAGACACCCCACAACCCGAAACCTTGTCTCTTGCAGGCAAGACCGTTCCCCTTGACGTGCTTTATGAAGATGAATGTCACTTGGTACTCAATAAACCAGCAGGCATTGTCGTTCACCCTACCTCCGGACATTGGTCAGGAACCCTGCTGAACGCCATTCTTTCTCACTTTCAATTACAGCCGACACCTCATCACGATTCGATAGATACTCCGAAACCACGGTTTGTGCATCGGTTAGACAAAAATACGTCAGGTGTGATGGTGGTAGCCAAAACGCGAGAAGCCCATCGCGCACTCGCATGGCAATTTGAACAGCACACGATCACGCGAGTATATGAAGCTTTAATTTGGGACATTCCTGCGGATTCACAGGGCGTGATTAATCTCCCAATCGGGCGAGATAGAAAAAACAGGAAACTGGTTTCCGCTCAGACCAATGAACCGAAACCCGCCACCACTGAATATCGGATGGTGCAACGGTTTGGAAAGAAGGCATCACACGTGCAGCTGGTCCCCAAAACAGGAAGAACTCACCAAATACGGGCCCACATGGGATCGATTGGATGCCCCATTTTGGGAGATACGACCTACGGTGGGCAGAAAGTAAACTCCATTGAAAAGCGAATGATTCCTCGTGTCATGCTCCACGCACGAACATTAGGCTTTCGACACCCGAAGACTGGAAAATTTCAGGAATATTCCACAACCCTACCTTCTGATATGCAGAGCACCGTTCAGGCCTTGAAAAATTAA
- a CDS encoding 50S ribosomal protein L11 methyltransferase, which yields MTKYTDFINYHLSMLMDDARTGAYRQAISRVVKAGDVVVDVGCGSGILSLLARRAGAKHVYGIESEPVIEMAKLAAAQNGYQEKISFFHDMSFNVELPEKADVIVTETMGTFGFEEGILGSLTDARDRYLKPGGRLIPHSVELILVPVEMPQFYEHVVDFWVNGCQGFDFSPIRKLTVNNFHILKLHEGTFLAEPTRVEPIVFAETKMVEIDTKVSVYASRRGRCHGFAGWFNADLMPGLRISNDPRDKDSHWGVAFFPIEKPVTVDRGNRILCEFSSTGNGENWHWKVDVNGQHFEHSTLHGSPHSFSNHPKPQGA from the coding sequence ATGACGAAATATACCGATTTCATTAATTATCACCTCTCTATGCTGATGGATGATGCCCGGACTGGGGCCTATCGTCAGGCGATCTCACGGGTCGTGAAGGCCGGGGATGTGGTGGTGGATGTGGGTTGTGGGTCGGGTATTCTCTCCTTACTGGCTCGACGTGCCGGGGCCAAGCATGTGTATGGCATCGAAAGCGAGCCGGTCATTGAGATGGCAAAACTTGCGGCTGCCCAAAATGGGTATCAGGAAAAAATTTCTTTTTTCCATGACATGTCCTTTAATGTGGAATTGCCAGAAAAAGCCGATGTGATTGTCACTGAGACCATGGGCACTTTTGGATTTGAGGAAGGCATTTTAGGTTCTTTGACAGATGCGCGTGACCGCTATCTTAAGCCTGGTGGCAGACTGATTCCTCATAGTGTGGAATTGATTCTTGTCCCGGTCGAGATGCCCCAGTTTTACGAACATGTAGTTGATTTTTGGGTGAATGGTTGCCAAGGATTTGATTTCTCGCCAATCAGAAAATTGACAGTGAACAATTTTCATATCTTGAAATTACACGAAGGAACTTTTTTGGCAGAACCGACGCGGGTAGAACCTATTGTATTTGCGGAAACAAAAATGGTCGAAATTGACACAAAGGTTTCGGTGTATGCTTCTCGTCGTGGGCGTTGTCATGGTTTCGCAGGATGGTTCAATGCGGACCTCATGCCTGGACTCAGAATATCGAATGATCCGAGAGATAAAGATTCTCACTGGGGCGTGGCATTTTTCCCAATAGAAAAACCGGTGACGGTGGATCGAGGGAATCGTATTCTTTGTGAATTTTCTTCAACCGGGAATGGTGAAAACTGGCATTGGAAAGTTGATGTCAATGGGCAGCATTTTGAGCATTCCACATTGCATGGGTCTCCTCATAGTTTCTCAAACCATCCTAAACCTCAAGGTGCCTAA
- a CDS encoding aminotransferase class V-fold PLP-dependent enzyme produces MSVQKSTDNAILEAVAELGTGPLKESSLVRSIHPLFSRVLQRKEIYLANHSLGRPLDQMAIDVQQALDLWYQDMDGAWDGWLAEIQAFRGRIAQLIHAPREDCIIPKTSAGQGLRAILNCFDKKIRVVTTTAEFGSVDHILKVYAQRDRIDLIQVGPDDQGVYHEEDILDAIGKGADLIVVSMVLFITGQYLTGLRKLISEAQTRGVRVLVDLYHAVGVLPANMEDLGADFAIGGCYKYLRGGPGACWLYVHPCHLNGSLNTLDTGWFAQPKPFAFQRPDTPYLSEGGNAFLESTPPILPYYQAKAGLMFTLSMGVDRLRAYSLKLQARLSKLLAQHDLQPIGHPDRRGAFLAIAVNSADAIASQLRAQKIIVDARNGLLRICPDILTTEEELGEAVGKLAAYGRRDN; encoded by the coding sequence ATGTCCGTACAGAAATCGACGGATAATGCAATACTGGAAGCCGTGGCGGAACTTGGCACGGGTCCTTTAAAGGAAAGTTCCCTTGTTCGTTCAATCCATCCCCTTTTTTCGCGCGTGCTACAACGCAAAGAAATCTATCTCGCCAATCATTCGTTAGGCCGCCCACTTGATCAGATGGCTATCGATGTTCAGCAAGCCTTAGACCTGTGGTACCAAGACATGGACGGAGCTTGGGATGGCTGGCTGGCCGAAATTCAGGCCTTTCGTGGACGGATAGCTCAACTGATTCATGCTCCACGTGAAGACTGTATCATTCCAAAAACCAGTGCTGGCCAAGGCTTACGCGCCATCCTGAATTGTTTCGACAAGAAAATTCGAGTCGTCACGACGACGGCCGAATTCGGCTCTGTCGACCATATTCTTAAAGTCTATGCCCAACGTGACAGGATTGATTTAATACAAGTTGGCCCTGATGACCAAGGTGTCTATCATGAAGAAGATATCCTGGATGCAATTGGAAAGGGCGCCGACCTTATCGTGGTATCCATGGTGTTATTCATCACAGGGCAGTATTTAACTGGATTGAGAAAATTAATTAGCGAGGCCCAAACACGTGGCGTAAGGGTGTTAGTTGACCTGTACCATGCTGTGGGTGTGTTACCCGCGAATATGGAAGATTTAGGCGCCGACTTCGCTATCGGTGGGTGTTATAAATATTTGAGAGGTGGCCCAGGGGCCTGTTGGTTGTACGTGCACCCCTGTCATTTAAACGGTTCCCTAAACACTCTTGATACCGGCTGGTTTGCTCAGCCTAAGCCATTTGCCTTCCAACGACCTGACACCCCATATCTTTCTGAGGGAGGCAATGCATTTCTCGAATCCACACCACCTATCCTTCCATATTACCAAGCCAAAGCCGGATTGATGTTTACTTTGTCGATGGGGGTCGATCGGCTCAGAGCCTATTCACTCAAACTGCAGGCTCGGCTTTCAAAACTTCTTGCACAGCACGACCTTCAACCGATAGGCCATCCAGACCGGAGAGGTGCATTTTTGGCCATTGCCGTCAATTCGGCAGATGCGATAGCTTCACAGCTAAGGGCCCAAAAGATCATCGTCGACGCCAGAAACGGCCTCCTCCGAATATGTCCGGATATTTTAACCACGGAAGAAGAACTTGGAGAGGCTGTTGGAAAACTTGCCGCCTATGGCAGGAGGGATAACTGA
- the kynA gene encoding tryptophan 2,3-dioxygenase → MSDSQKYGSELEKGIKLDLRGKLTYEEYLKLDRLLSAQNPLSDPPHHDELLFIIQHQTSELWMKLILHELQAAVVHIQQDHLNPCFKILSRVKQIQRQLFEQWAVLETLTPNEYAQFRKVLANASGFQSVQYREIEFILGNKNAAVTEVFQYSEQLYQEITKILHAPSLYDEFLRYLARCGYPIPAECLERDWSKPHVRNPNLIPIFKQIYDHPESQWNAYEMCEKLVDVEENFHLWRFRHLKTVERIIGYKRGTGGSSGVGYLKHALDLTFFPELFDVRTEIDG, encoded by the coding sequence ATGAGCGATTCTCAAAAATATGGCTCAGAACTCGAAAAGGGGATCAAGCTTGATCTCCGTGGCAAACTGACCTATGAAGAATATCTCAAATTAGATCGATTGCTGTCTGCGCAAAATCCGCTGAGTGATCCGCCCCATCACGATGAACTGCTCTTTATTATTCAGCATCAAACTTCAGAATTGTGGATGAAGCTGATCCTGCATGAGTTGCAGGCGGCTGTTGTACATATTCAACAAGATCATCTGAATCCGTGTTTTAAAATCCTGTCCCGCGTCAAACAAATTCAACGACAGTTATTCGAACAATGGGCAGTATTGGAGACGCTGACGCCCAATGAATATGCCCAGTTCCGAAAGGTGTTAGCCAATGCTTCAGGATTCCAGTCGGTGCAATACCGGGAGATTGAATTTATTCTCGGCAATAAAAATGCAGCAGTAACTGAGGTGTTCCAATATAGTGAGCAGTTGTACCAGGAGATTACCAAGATCCTGCATGCGCCCAGTTTGTACGATGAATTTCTCCGATACCTGGCTCGGTGTGGGTATCCGATCCCTGCAGAATGCCTTGAGCGAGATTGGTCCAAACCGCATGTCCGGAACCCAAACCTCATTCCAATATTTAAACAGATCTATGACCATCCCGAATCCCAATGGAACGCGTATGAAATGTGTGAGAAGTTAGTCGATGTCGAAGAAAACTTTCATCTCTGGCGCTTTCGGCATTTGAAAACCGTGGAACGGATTATCGGTTACAAACGAGGGACAGGCGGGTCATCAGGGGTGGGGTATCTCAAACATGCTCTTGATCTCACGTTCTTTCCGGAGCTTTTCGATGTCCGTACAGAAATCGACGGATAA
- a CDS encoding sugar nucleotide-binding protein, whose amino-acid sequence MLPPILVFGATSLLGFHLATMFPKSVLPFASPGNKAKAVRQWPALQLHNSAWVADVFRRTQPNLLVYCHAVCDVPKCEASPEWAYEMNVQQLGRVMKAMPEGTRLVYVSSDHVFGGDGRYTEHVSPSPISVYGNTRVAAEQLALTRMGTLVIRAGLGIGESPDGRTGHLDWLRYRTKQNLPITIIEDESRSVVWQHDLATRVMQLAQSSETGIRHVSATRPMSRVELANFLIGKFSIPVTFKIETRHQQTHPHLGRIELATVYEGDLSHPLSSVCDG is encoded by the coding sequence ATGCTCCCTCCGATCCTAGTATTTGGCGCGACGTCGTTGTTGGGTTTTCATCTTGCTACGATGTTCCCCAAGAGCGTGTTGCCGTTTGCTTCTCCCGGAAATAAGGCCAAAGCCGTTCGGCAGTGGCCCGCCCTTCAACTTCATAATTCTGCCTGGGTGGCGGATGTCTTTCGGCGCACTCAGCCGAACCTTTTAGTGTATTGTCATGCGGTGTGTGATGTGCCGAAGTGTGAGGCTTCGCCGGAGTGGGCGTATGAGATGAATGTGCAACAGCTCGGCCGGGTCATGAAGGCAATGCCAGAGGGTACTCGATTAGTCTACGTGTCTTCCGACCATGTGTTTGGTGGTGATGGTAGGTACACCGAACACGTCAGTCCATCCCCCATTAGTGTGTATGGAAATACCCGTGTGGCAGCAGAACAATTGGCGTTAACACGGATGGGGACATTGGTGATTCGTGCGGGGCTTGGAATCGGGGAATCCCCAGATGGACGAACCGGTCACTTGGATTGGCTGCGCTATCGGACAAAACAAAATTTGCCTATCACCATCATTGAAGATGAATCCCGCTCTGTCGTCTGGCAACACGACTTAGCCACCCGCGTGATGCAGCTTGCTCAAAGTAGTGAAACAGGGATTCGCCATGTCTCTGCGACCCGTCCCATGTCACGTGTAGAGTTAGCCAACTTTTTGATTGGCAAGTTTAGCATTCCCGTCACTTTTAAGATCGAAACTCGCCATCAACAAACACATCCTCATTTGGGCCGCATCGAGCTCGCCACAGTCTATGAGGGTGATTTGTCCCATCCCTTATCCAGCGTGTGCGATGGTTAA
- a CDS encoding ArsB/NhaD family transporter codes for MSETGGSHLLLATSILLVTYAVIISERFNRAIVALIGASLVIGLGVLSQEEAIRGIDFNTLGLLVGMMVLVGITKESGVFQFLAIRAAKFARGKPWGILVMLSIVTAILSAFLDNVTTVLLVAPVTLLIADELKINPYPLLFAEINASNTGGTATLIGDPPNIMIGSATGLTFNEFAINLSPVALMVFGATLIPLWWIYGKTLTASPEAQNRIMAFDEYQAIRDVFLLKQCLAVFGLVIIGFIFAHPLHLEPATIALGGAALLLLLVTFPLDPEKAGHKVHLLFGQVEWITIFFFCGLFIIVAGVEHAGLLKKLADWTLALTSGDFTVTLLAILWVSAVLSAIVDNIPFVATMIPMIKDMLPIFEQSGVSADQVVGLWWALSLGACLGGNGSLIGASANLIVAGIAERNGVPFRFMAFLRVAFPLMILQVLIASVYVWWRYA; via the coding sequence ATGTCTGAAACTGGTGGGTCCCACCTCCTTCTGGCCACCAGTATCCTGCTGGTCACCTATGCGGTCATAATTTCCGAGCGTTTTAACCGTGCCATTGTCGCACTTATTGGCGCTTCCTTAGTCATAGGACTCGGTGTCCTCTCCCAAGAAGAAGCTATTCGCGGCATTGATTTCAACACCCTTGGATTGCTCGTTGGCATGATGGTGTTAGTAGGCATCACAAAAGAATCAGGGGTGTTTCAATTTCTCGCTATTAGAGCAGCCAAATTCGCCAGAGGAAAACCCTGGGGCATTTTGGTGATGTTATCAATCGTCACGGCGATCCTCTCGGCGTTTCTGGATAATGTCACCACCGTCCTCCTTGTGGCACCCGTCACCTTACTTATCGCCGACGAATTAAAAATCAATCCCTACCCCCTCCTTTTTGCTGAGATCAACGCATCTAATACAGGAGGAACCGCCACTTTGATCGGAGACCCTCCTAATATTATGATTGGCTCGGCCACAGGTTTGACGTTTAATGAATTCGCGATAAATCTGTCCCCTGTGGCCTTGATGGTGTTTGGAGCAACTCTTATACCGCTATGGTGGATTTATGGAAAAACCTTGACCGCATCCCCCGAGGCGCAAAACCGGATCATGGCTTTTGATGAATATCAAGCCATTCGAGACGTGTTTCTTCTCAAGCAATGCTTAGCCGTATTTGGGCTTGTGATTATTGGATTTATCTTCGCCCACCCCCTGCATTTAGAACCGGCAACTATCGCACTGGGCGGCGCAGCGCTTCTATTACTGTTGGTGACTTTTCCCTTAGACCCCGAAAAGGCTGGCCATAAAGTTCATTTATTGTTTGGCCAAGTAGAGTGGATAACGATCTTCTTTTTCTGTGGTTTATTCATTATTGTCGCCGGGGTGGAGCATGCCGGGCTTCTCAAAAAATTGGCTGACTGGACGTTAGCCTTAACCTCTGGGGACTTTACTGTGACCCTGTTGGCGATTCTCTGGGTCTCGGCGGTCTTATCCGCCATCGTGGATAACATTCCGTTTGTGGCGACCATGATTCCCATGATTAAAGACATGCTTCCGATATTCGAACAAAGTGGGGTTTCTGCAGATCAGGTCGTCGGACTTTGGTGGGCCTTGTCGCTAGGAGCCTGCCTGGGGGGAAATGGATCACTCATCGGGGCATCCGCAAACCTGATCGTCGCCGGAATTGCCGAACGAAACGGCGTACCATTCCGCTTTATGGCTTTTTTGAGAGTCGCGTTTCCTTTAATGATACTCCAGGTTTTAATTGCCAGTGTCTATGTTTGGTGGAGGTATGCATGA
- a CDS encoding CBS domain-containing protein, giving the protein MNARDIMTQEVRTLSPECTIGEAVRQFAQEKIQSFPIIDANRKLLGTLNLWKILEHVLPDYLLSGELREVGYAPDLKQIHERLVAAKHEAVSSLMTVNPPVVSPDDSVLACATLIMNTPKTVYLLPVVDTSQHLLGIIAPWDIIKEIAQ; this is encoded by the coding sequence ATGAACGCCAGGGATATCATGACTCAAGAGGTGCGTACACTCTCTCCCGAATGCACGATCGGCGAGGCGGTACGCCAATTCGCACAGGAAAAAATTCAATCGTTTCCCATTATTGATGCCAATCGGAAACTTCTGGGAACGTTGAATCTATGGAAAATTCTTGAACACGTACTGCCGGATTACCTGTTATCCGGAGAGCTTCGAGAGGTGGGCTATGCTCCAGATCTCAAACAAATTCACGAACGGTTAGTTGCTGCAAAGCATGAGGCGGTCTCGTCTCTGATGACGGTTAATCCACCAGTCGTGAGCCCAGATGATTCCGTATTGGCCTGCGCCACCCTCATCATGAACACTCCAAAAACGGTATACTTACTCCCAGTGGTTGATACCTCACAACACCTTCTGGGTATCATTGCCCCTTGGGATATCATTAAAGAAATTGCCCAGTAG
- a CDS encoding cation:proton antiporter: MEVHTFFLHLLIILLTARIFAEIAERMHAPRVMGELCAGVVLGPSLLGWIEPGEVIKLLAEIGIILLLFEVGLGTDVKRLVRTGLASFIVAAGGFVVPFILGFALGYWVFGLSLLVSLFVGGTLTATSIGITVRVLMDLNRHQNREGQIILGAAVLDDVLGVVLLALLYEFSIGGGINLFNASKVLAFLAAFFILAPIAAKLISQIIHRFEQVTTISGLIPTSVVSLVLFFAWLAHEVGAPELLGGFAAGLALSRRFFLPFGVALHYDPAFAERIEAQMNPIIFLFTPIFFVMVGLSLNLQDVNWSSPFIWIFSLCLFVVAIAGKMVGALLLDEPWPARLIIGTAMIPRGEVGLIFAELGRVSEIFTNEIYAGMVIVIALTTMFPPFAVKWLYKNYQHHLPNPTAG; encoded by the coding sequence GTGGAAGTTCATACCTTTTTCCTGCACCTACTCATTATTCTCCTGACGGCAAGAATTTTTGCAGAGATTGCGGAACGCATGCATGCGCCACGGGTAATGGGGGAACTCTGCGCAGGCGTGGTTTTAGGACCAAGTCTGCTGGGTTGGATTGAGCCGGGCGAGGTCATCAAGTTGCTCGCGGAGATCGGCATCATCTTATTGTTATTCGAAGTCGGGTTAGGAACCGATGTCAAGCGTCTGGTACGTACGGGACTGGCCTCTTTCATAGTCGCAGCAGGGGGGTTTGTGGTGCCTTTTATTCTGGGATTTGCTCTAGGGTATTGGGTATTTGGTTTGTCTCTCCTGGTTTCATTGTTTGTTGGGGGGACTTTAACCGCCACCAGCATTGGGATTACGGTCAGGGTATTGATGGATCTGAATCGTCATCAAAATCGAGAAGGCCAGATCATTTTAGGAGCGGCGGTTCTGGACGATGTCTTGGGGGTAGTCTTGCTTGCCCTCCTGTACGAATTTTCCATTGGAGGCGGAATCAACTTGTTTAATGCCAGCAAGGTCCTTGCGTTTTTAGCCGCGTTTTTTATCCTTGCCCCTATCGCCGCAAAATTGATTTCTCAGATCATTCATCGTTTCGAACAAGTCACAACCATTTCAGGATTAATTCCAACCTCTGTGGTCTCACTGGTGCTGTTTTTTGCATGGTTGGCCCACGAAGTGGGGGCCCCAGAATTGCTTGGGGGGTTTGCCGCGGGCTTGGCGCTTTCTCGACGGTTCTTTCTTCCCTTTGGGGTGGCCCTGCATTACGATCCTGCGTTTGCCGAACGTATTGAGGCGCAAATGAATCCGATTATTTTTTTATTTACTCCAATATTTTTTGTGATGGTTGGATTGTCCTTAAATTTGCAAGATGTCAATTGGAGTTCCCCGTTTATTTGGATTTTTTCATTGTGTCTTTTTGTCGTGGCGATTGCTGGAAAAATGGTTGGGGCGCTTTTGCTTGATGAACCTTGGCCTGCTCGCCTCATCATTGGAACCGCCATGATTCCACGCGGAGAAGTGGGTCTCATTTTTGCTGAATTGGGTCGGGTGAGTGAAATTTTTACGAATGAAATTTATGCCGGAATGGTGATTGTGATTGCGCTTACCACCATGTTCCCTCCGTTTGCCGTCAAGTGGCTATACAAGAACTACCAGCATCATCTGCCAAACCCCACGGCTGGGTAA
- a CDS encoding YajD family HNH nuclease, with protein sequence MMSGSYKGRHKLQRLQKPQSNRPVEDVVKELQQKQPRHPPYREQSFKIHGLICAKCAREFDESNKHLLTVHHKDGNHHNNPSNGSNWENLCVYCHDDEHSRGMLGDYLSS encoded by the coding sequence ATGATGAGTGGATCCTACAAGGGTCGTCACAAATTACAACGGCTCCAAAAACCTCAAAGCAACCGTCCCGTGGAAGACGTAGTCAAAGAATTACAACAAAAACAACCACGCCACCCACCCTACCGAGAACAGTCATTTAAAATTCATGGTTTGATTTGCGCCAAATGCGCCAGGGAGTTTGATGAAAGCAATAAACATCTGCTCACCGTCCATCATAAAGACGGTAATCATCACAATAATCCTTCTAATGGGTCAAATTGGGAAAATCTCTGCGTCTACTGCCACGATGACGAACACAGCCGAGGAATGCTTGGCGACTATTTGAGCTCTTAA